In the Acidimicrobiia bacterium genome, one interval contains:
- the tnpB gene encoding IS66 family insertion sequence element accessory protein TnpB (TnpB, as the term is used for proteins encoded by IS66 family insertion elements, is considered an accessory protein, since TnpC, encoded by a neighboring gene, is a DDE family transposase.) produces MWVHREPVDMRKSFDTLAAIVRVNMKSDLLLGEVFVFVGRRRRHAKALWWDGTGLVVHAKRLARIRFSAPWERRGSGPLRWTLSELSLFLEGSEVVGRIQLSPPPTDVEGSRVVFA; encoded by the coding sequence GTGTGGGTTCATCGCGAGCCTGTCGACATGAGGAAGTCGTTCGACACGCTCGCCGCGATCGTTCGCGTGAACATGAAGAGCGACCTTCTCCTCGGCGAGGTGTTCGTGTTCGTGGGTCGTCGTCGGCGGCACGCGAAGGCGCTGTGGTGGGACGGGACGGGCCTCGTCGTGCACGCGAAGCGGCTCGCGCGGATTCGGTTCTCTGCGCCTTGGGAGAGGCGCGGCTCGGGCCCGCTGCGATGGACGCTGTCGGAGCTCTCGCTCTTTCTCGAGGGGAGCGAGGTCGTCGGTCGCATCCAGCTCTCGCCGCCGCCGACTGACGTCGAGGGCTCGCGCGTCGTGTTCGCGTGA